The window TGCAACACGGTCTCGGCCACGATCGCGGCGGGCATCGTGCCGGCGGCGATGGAAATCATGGATCGCAACGTCAACGAGCTGGTCGAGGCCTGGCTCCACCTCGGGCTGCCGCTCGACGCCGCCGCCGTTCTGCTGATCGAGGTGGACGGCCCGGCCGAGAGTCTGCCGGCGCAGGTCGAGCGCATCGTTGCGATTGCGCGCGAGCACGGCACGCGCTCGACGCGCGTGGCGAAGGACGATGCCGAGCGCGCCGCGCTGTGGAAGGGCCGCAAGTCGGCGTTCGGCGCATTCGGCCGCAGCGGCAACGGCTTCTACATCATGGATGGCGTGGTGCCGCGCACGCGGCTCGCCGAGGCGCTGGCCACGGTCTATCGGCTGTGCGAGGAGCGCGGACTCGAGACCGGCAACGTGTTCCACGCCGGCGACGGAAATCTCCATCCCCACATCGCGTTTCACTTCGGCGACCCGAAATCGCAGCAGGCGGCGCTCGAGGTGTCGCAGGAGATCCTGCGCATGTGCATCCGCTTCGGGGGAACCATCTCGGGCGAGCACGGCGTCGGCATCGAGAAGAAGCCGATGATGCGCGAGCTGTTCGCGCCCGAGGATCTCGTGCTCATGAACCGCGTGCGCACCTCGCTCAATCCCGAAGGCCGCCTGAATCCCTGCAAGGTGCTGCCGGGCGGCGCGGGGTGCGGCGAGGCCGCCGCGCACGCCCATGAGGGCGCGGCTCCGGCGGTGATGCGCGGCGCGCCGGCCGGCGCCGACGTCGAGGGGCCGTGGATATGAGTGACACCCTGTCGGCGGCTCTCGGCCTCGACGCGAGCCGCGCGTTGGATCCCGCGCGTTTCGCGATCTCCGGCCTCGTGCCGCGATTCGCGCTCCGGCCGGCGACGCGCGACGAGGCGGCGGAAGCGCTGCGCGTCGCGTCGCGCGACGGCCTGAGCGTGGTTCCGTGGGGCGGCGGTGTGGCCTTGCCCGGCGAGGCGGCGCCGGAACGTTACGACCTGGCGCTCGATATTGGCGCGCTCGATCGGCTGGTCGAGTACCAGCCCGACGATCTCACGCTCACCGCCGAATGCGGCATCACCATCGCCACGCTGCGCGCGGAGCTCGCGCGCCACGGCCAGGAGCTCCCGCTCGAAGCGGCGCACGCCCGCCGCGCCACACTCGGCGGTGCGCTCGCGGCCAACGCCTGTGGGCCGCGCCGCCGCCGCTTCGGTGCCGCGCGTGATCGCGTCCTCGGCGCGCGCTATCTGCTCGGCGACGGGTCGAGTGCGCGCAGCGGTGGGAAAGTGGTGAAGAACGTCGCCGGCTACGGGCTTCATCGCCTGCTGTGCGGCTCGCGTGGCGGGCTGGCGGTGATCCTGGAAGCCAGCCTCAAGCTGCAGCCGGCGCCGGCGACGCGCGTGGCGCTGGTCTTCGCCCTCGATCGCGCCACGCTCGTAGACCGGGCGCGATGGAGCGAGTTCCCCCGCCTGGAACCCTCGGCGCTCACCGTGCCGAGCGGCGAGCGCGCGGCAGCCGCCGGCGTCGCGGGCCGGGGCGGCGAGTGCGTGGCGATCGTGGCGCTGGAGGACGACGCCGCGTGGGTCGCCGAGCAGGAGATCGCCACCACCCGCGCGCTTGGAGAGCCCGCCGTGCGAATCGAAGGCGCGGAAGTCGGGGCGCTGCTCGATCGGCTCGCGGATCTCGAAGAAACGCCCGGGGCGCGGCTCAGCTTCACCACCGCCGACACGTCGCCGGCGGCGCTCGGCGCGGTGCTCGATGCGGCGGCCGGCGGACCCTTCGTGTTTCATGCGTCGGCCGGCCGGCTTCAGCTTTGGCCGGTCGAGGGCCACGGACCCGCGATCGCGGCGTCGCTCGCCGATTCCGGTTTCACGCTGATCGATCATCGCGGCTCGAGCGCGATCGAACCGGCGATTCCGCCGCAGGCGGCCGTCGCCTCGATGCGCGCCGGGCTTCGCGACGCGTTCGACCCCGGCCGGCGCTTCGCGTTCGGGGAACGGTGGATCGACCCGGGTCGTTGATCGCGCTCGTGGCACTGTCGGCGCTCGCGCTCGCGACGCCCGGCCATGCGTCCACCAGCAGCGCGCTGCCGCTCTCCGACAACTACCCGATTTTCCGGCGCGAAGATTCGCTGGTCGTCGCCGGACGTTGGAGCGAGTCGCAAGCGCTCCTCGATTCGCTCTTGCGCGCGGCGCGCGCCAGCGGCAATCGGCGGCTCGAGCTCCAGACGCTGGTGCAGCGTGGCGGGCGGCTCGCATTTAGCGGCGAGACCGAAGCCGGCGAACAGGATCTTCGCGCGGCGCTCAAGCTCGCCCCTCAGTTGCGCGACACGACGCTGTGGTGCGCGGCGCTCCGTGCGCTGACCCTCGCCTATCAGAACACCGGGCGTCTCAAGGAGTCGGCACCGCTCGCGCTCGAGAATCAGCGACTCGCGCGCGCCCAGGGGAACGTCGCGTCGGTGGCGCGAGCCGACTGGCTGGCCGCGTACCAGCACCTCTGCGAGGGGCAGTACACGCGCGCCGTGCCGCAATATCGCAGTGCGATCTCGGAGCTGTCGCGAGCTGGCCTGAACGCCGAGGCGCTCGAGGCCCACGTGGGGCTGGCCCGCGCCTACGATGCGCTCGGCGAAACCAATCTTGCGCGCAACGAGTATCAGCGCGTGATCGCCGAGAGCGCCGGCCTCTCGCGATGGCTGTCGGCCGCCAATGCCTGGAACAATCTCGGCAACATCGAGAAGGCCGACGGCGACCCCACCACCGCCCTGGCCGATTGGAACCGCGCGCTGCCCCTCTATGAGCAGGTCCGGAAGTCGGACTTCGCGAGGTCGACGCGACTGAACGTGGCGCAGGCGCTGGTGGATCTCGGCCGATACGACGAAGCGGCCGCCGCGGCCGAGAGCGTGTTGAGCGAATCGAAGGCGCTCGGCGATCTCGATCATGAGATTCGCGCCTGGATCACGCGAGCGGAGATCCGGGCCCGGCAGGCCCGCTACGACGAGAGCCTGGCGGATGCCGACTCGGCTCTGAGTCGTAGCCAGGCGCTGACTCCGGAATCACGCGCCGCCGCCGAGCTGGCACAGATCGAGGCGTTGCGTGGTCTGGGGCGCATCGCCGCTGCGCGCGCGCAGGCCGCCGGCATCGCCGATCGCGCGGGCGGCGCGCTCTCGGCACTGCAGCGGCGAGACCTCCGCCGCGACCGGATCGAGCTCGAGCTGCTCAGCGGACATCCCGAGGAGGGCCTGCGATTGCTCGAAGCCGCGAGCGCCGATTCCACCGCCGACGCCTGGCGCGACCAGCTCTACCGTTCCCGCTGCCACGCCGCGCTGGGCCAGCACGAGCTCGCGTTTCGAGAGCTGGAAGAGGCCGCCTCGGGCTGGGAACGCTGGCGTGGCACGCCCGGCGATCCGGAGTGGCGCGAATCGCGCGGGCCCGATGCCGCGATGCTCTACCAGGAGTTCCAGGTGCTGATCGCCGGCGAGTCCGGCGGGCCGGAGCGCGAGAAGGAGGAGCGGCGCGCATTCGATGCCATTCAGAGATTCAAGGCGCGCACGCTCGAGGAGCGCATGGGAGGAAGGCTGGCCTCGACGCAGTCCCGCGTGGCGGCGACTCTCGCATGGCTGCAGAGCGGCGGCCTTCGCGAAGGCGAGCTGTTTCTCGATTTCTATACCGGTCCCGACTCGGCGTTCGCCTGCGCGGCCTCGCCACGGGCGTTCCGGTGGGTCTCGCTGGGCAACTCGCGCGAGCTGCGCACCAGGATCGCGCGAAGCGGCAGTCTGTTCGCGGCGCGCGGCAGCGACGCTCCGGCGGTCTCCGCCTGCGACGCGGCGGCCGCATCGCTGGGGCTCGGATTGCTCGCCGGGTATGCGGATCTCGTCCATGCCGCCCGTCGCGTGATCATCGCGCCCGACGCCGAGCTGGCGGGCGTTCCCTTTGGCGCGCTGCGGCTCGAGGGCCGCGTCGTGCTGGCGGATCGCGAAGTGGTGACGGTTCCTTCGGCAACCATTCTGCGCAACCTCCTCCCCGGTGAGGGAGCGAATGCTTCCGGCGAGCTGCTGGCGCTGGCGGGTGGCGCGCACGGCGCGGATCGCCTGACGGGCGCCGAACAGGAGGTGCGCTGGCTCGAACGCAACATCGAGCACGTCCGAGTGCTCGAGAATCCGGCCGTTCTCGATCGCGACGCGCTGCTGGGCCGGCTCGCCGGGTGCGACGCGGTGCATGTCGCGGCTCACACCGAGGTCAACATCGACGCCCCGTGGCGCTCGGGCATCCAGCTCACTTCTTCCGCCGCGCCTCGAGAGCTGGAGTTCCTCCGTGCCTCCACCATCGCCAGTCTCAGGCTGCGCGCCCGGCTCGCGGTGCTCTCCGGCTGCCAGTCCTATGGCAGCCGCGAACTGTTCGGCGAGGGCGTGCTGGGGCTTTCCACCGCGTTCCTCGGCGCGGGAGTGCCCTCGGTCGTGTGTACTCTGTGGCCGGTGGACGACCGTGCGACCGCGACCTTCATGGAGGATTTTTATTCGAAGCTGCTTCATGGCGAGACGCCGGCCGCCGCGCTGCGCTCCGCGCAGCTCGAGACCATGGCCCGACCCGAGACCCGCCATCCGCGCTACTGGGCGGGGTTCGTGCTGGTGGGCAAACCCGAATCCCGACTGGCGTTGCGCCGCCGTGCCTGACCGCGCGCATTTCGGCTGTGACGAACCGACTCGGGGATCGTCCTTCTCGTGAGCGACACGCATCGCAACGCCCCGGACGAAGAGCTGCTGCGTCGCGTGCGCGAGGATCCCGACGGAGCCGCTGGGCGCGCCGCCATCGAGGCGCTGCTCGGCCGGTACATGGAGCGAATCTATCTCTACTGCTTCCGGATGGTGCGCGACCGCGATCGCGCGCTCGATCTGGCGCAGGAAGCGATGATCGATGCGCTGCGGGGGCTGCCGGGGTTCGAGGGGCGCGCGCGATTCGCGTCGTGGCTGTTCGCGATCGTGCGCAACCGCTGCCGGACCGCGCTGCGCCCGCGCAGCCTGACGCGTGACGACGAGGTGGAAACCGATGAGCTGAGCGACGGCGGCGCCAACCCCGAGGCGCTGTGGATCGAGCGCGAAGGCGAAGCGAGGCTGGAGCGACTGGTGATGGAACACCTCGAACCACTTGAACAAAACGCGATCTGGCTGCGCTGCGTCGAGGGGATGCCGGTGGACGAGATCACGCGAGTACTGGGAGTCGAATCCGCGTCGGGCGCGCGTGGATTGCTGCAAACGGCTCGCCGCAAACTGCGCGCGGCGCTGAGTCGCGAGGAGCAGACTGGCAAGGGAGAGCCCGATGGAACGCGATAGAGAGTTTTCGATCGAGGAGCTGGGAGAGATCGCCGAGCTTTCGTCCGATCATCCGCGGCGCCGAGAATTCGAGCGCTCGCCCCGCGGGCGCGCGCTGCTCGCCACCTACCGATCGTTCGTGAATCCCGGTGCCGCCGGGGCGGAGGCCGGCCTCGAGCAGGCGCGGGCGCATCTCCAGGCATTGCTGGTGCGCGAGCTGGGGCAGAGCGCCGGACCCGCGGCCGCGGGCGCGGCCGGCGAACGCCGCCCGCCGTCGAATTCGTGGAGCTGGCGGTCGTGGGCGGCCCTGCGACCCGTACTGGCGTTGGCCGTGATCGTGATCGTCGCGGCCGGCGCCTGGGTCGCGACGCAACATCGCGGCGCGTCCAACCCGGTCCTGCGCGGCCGGCGAGTCGGTGGAACCGTCGAGCTGGCGCTTCACGCGCCGCGCGCGACCGCCGAGGGGCTCGAGCTGAGCTGGGAGCCGGTCGCGGGGGCCGATCGCTACGAGGTCGCGTTCTTCGCCTCCGACCTCCGCGATCTGGCCCACGCCCCGGCCACGAGCGAGCCACGGCTCGTGCTCTCGCTGGTGGCATTGCCGTCCGGCCTCTCGCGCCGCTCGACCGTCCTCTGGCAGGTCAGCGCCAGGAAGGGCAGCACCCCGCTCGCCCAGTCGGAGACCGCGCCGCTCCAGATTCCCTGAGAGCGGCGGTTCGGCGGCGGCCGGAGACTCGGGCCGGGGCTGTGATTTCCGTGACCTCCCGATCGTCTGTTCGTCACGCGCGTCCGGAATCGCCCGCGGCGCCCGACTCGAGAGGTCGCCATGAAGCTCCGCCCACAGTTTCACGGTTCCATCCTCATTGCACTGCTCTTGTATTTGCCCGGCTCCGCCCAAATCGCCGCCGCGTTCACCCTGAGCACCCGAATCGACTACACGACTGCTGCCGGCACTTACAACGTCTCGGTCGCCGATCTCAACAGCGACGGGCGGCCCGATGTGATCGCTCCCTGTTTCTCGGCGAACGTCGTCTCGGTGCTGCTGGGCACCGGCGGCGGTCATCTCTCGTTCCATGTCGATTGGCCGACCGGAAACGGTCCCACCAACGTGGCGGTGGGCGACCTGAATGGTGACGGGCGGCCCGATCTGGTGGTCACGAATCAAACCGCGGGCACGATTTCGATCCTGCTCGGCGATGGCATTGGTGGCTTCGGTGTGAAGACCGACGTCGCGACGGGGCCGCTGCCGAATTGCGCCGTGATCGCCGACTTCAACGAAGACGGCCGGCCGGACGTCGCGGTCAGCACGCAGAGCGGCTCGGGCGTCACGGTCCTCCTCGGCGACGGAGCCGGGGGTCTCGGTTCGCGCAGGGATTTCACCAGCGGCAGCACTTCCACGTCGCTGGCTGCGGCAGATTTCGACGGCGACGGTCACGTGGATCTCGCGGTCGCGAATCACGGCTCCAACAGCATTACGATCCTGCACGGCGACGGCTCCGGCGGATTCGGCACGCCGGCGACCGTCGCGGTGACCAGTCCGACCGGCGTCGCCACCACCGATTTCAACCAGGACGGCACTCCCGACCTGGTCGCGACCAGCAATGTCACCGACTCGGTCACGGTCTGGCTGGGCCCGATCGGAGTCGGCGCGCGGACCGCGTACGCCATCGGCACCAACATCATCTCGGTGGCCACGGGGTGCACGCACAGCATCGGCGGCTCTCCCGACATCGTGATCGCCGACACCGGCGCCAACAGCATCGCGGTGCTGACTGGTGACGGAGACGGCGGCTTCTCGCTCCCGGCGCTCACCAGCGCCGGAATCGGCCCGGATGGCGTCGCGGTGGTGGACATGAACGGTGACGGCCTGCTGGACGTCGTCACCGCCAACAACTCGGGGTCCTCGGTGTCGGTGCTGCTCAACGACAATGGATTCCCGTTCACTCCGAAGACCGATGCCGTGGTGGGAAGTTTTCCCGGGCAGGTCGTGCTCGCCGATCTGAATCACGACGGCAGGCTCGACGCCGTCGTCGCCAATACCGCCAGCATGTCGGTCTCGACCCTGCTGGGTGACGGCGCAGGTGGCTTCGGGCCCAAGACCGACTTCAGTCTCACCGGTGGCTCGTTCGGAGTCGCGGTGGCCGACTTCAATCTCGACGGCAATCCCGACATCGCAATCGCCGGCGGCGGGTTCAACACGCTGTCGGTGCTGATGGGAAACGGCGTCGGCAACTTCGCGGCGCACGTCGATTACACGACGGGTCTGTTCCCGGCGGGGATCGTGGCGGTCGATCTCAACCATGACGGCCGGCCGGATCTGGTGACGGTCAATTCCACCGGCAACAGCGTCTCGATCCTGCTCAACAACGGCAGCGGCACGTTCGGCGCGAAGACCGACGTCACGGCCGGATCCTCTCCCAACGCGATCGCCGCCGGCGATCTCAACGGTGACGGGAATCCGGACATCGTGGTCACCAACGGCGCGACGAACACGGTTTCCATCTTCCTCGGCAACGGCACCGGTGGACTCAATCCGCAGGTGACGGTGGCCACCGGCACAACGCCTCATGGCCTCGCGATTGGCGACGTCAATGGCGACGGCAAGGCCGACCTGGTGGTCACCAACAGCGCGGGCCCGAGTGTCTCGGTCCTGATCGGAAATGGAACCGGCACGTCGTTCATCAGGAGCGACTACGGCACCGGAACCAATCCGCAGGGGGTGGCGATCCGCGACATCGACGGTGACGGGCTGCCGGACCTGGTGGTCTGCGAGCAGGGAAGCAATGCGCTTTCGATCTTGTCCGGCCGAGGCAGCGGCGTATTCGCCCCGCGCGTCATCGGATTCCAGGGGGTCGATCCCTACTCGGTCGCGATCGCCGATCTGAACGGCGACGGCAAGCCCGATCTGGTGTTCTCCGAGAACAATTTTGCGAAGATCGGAACCGACCTCGCGCTCGAGAGCACGCAGACCGCGCTGAGCGTGACGCCCAACCCCGCGGTGCGCCCGGGGCCGCTCGTGCTGTCCGCCACGGTCACGACCACCGCGCCGGGGGCGGGACCGCTCACCGGGCCGGTCTTCTTCTACGACGGCGCCACGCCGCTCGGGTACACGAATCTGGCGGGTGGCGTCGCGGCGATCTCGATTACCACGACTCGGCTGGGGGTTCGGTCGCTGTGGGCGCTCTATCGGCCGATCTCGCGGTTCGTCGCCAGCGTTTCGCCGATTGTCAGCCAGCGAGTCGTCACGTCCGCGGCCGGTCACATCGTCTCGACGAAGGACGTAACGGCCGATGAGGGAGGTCGCGTCCACCTGGCCTTCGCGCGGAGCCCGTTCGACTTCTACAGCTCACCGACGCCGATCGCGCGCTACGACGTGTTCCGGCGCCAGCTCGTGATCGGCGCATCGCTGGCGCGTGCTCCTCGAGCCACGCTCGTGCCCAATCAAACCGAGCTGGCCGGCTGGGATTTCGTCGCCAGCGTCCCGGCCAACATTGAAACCGAATACGACCTGGTGGCGCCGACGGTCATCGATTCGAACACCACCGGCGCTCACTTCAGCGTCTTCCTGGTGCGAGCGTCCACCGCGACGCCCGGCGTCTACTACGACTCGGCGCCGGACTCGGGTTACTCGGTGGACAATCTGCCGCCCGCGCCACCGGCACCATTCCTCGGCGCCTATTCGGGAGGTGCCACGCATCTTCACTGGGGCGCCAACACCGAAGCGGACTTCTGGTATTACAAGCTCTATCGCGGTGCTTCGAGCGGCTTCGTTCCCGGTCCCGGCAACTTCGTCGCCTCGCTCCCTGACACCGGATATCAGGATGTCGGCCCGGCGGGCTCCTGGTACAAGCTCGCCGCGGTGGACGTGAACGGCAACGTGAGCCCGTTCTCGCTCGTCGGCCCCAATGGAATCACCGCGGTGGGCGACCCCGGTCCGGCCGAGTTCGCGCTTGCTCCGCCGAGCCCGAATCCCGCGCGCGGGCCGGGGCTGGTGGTGCGCTTCTCGCTGCCGGCTTCGCGACCGGGCCGGATCGAGCTGCTCGATGTGAGCGGGCGGCGCATCACGAATCGCGACGTCGGCGGATTCGGCCCCGGAGAGCATTCCATCGATCTTGCAGATGGCCGGATGCTTCCGCCCGGCGTCTATCTGGTGCGGCTCACCTGCGGGGCCGAATCGCGGATGGTGAGGGCCGCAGTGCTCGAGTAGCGCGAGCCAGCGTCAAGAGCCTGTAAGAACTGGCGGCGACGGGATGTCGCCGCCAGTCTTCGCTGGAGCCCCTCCCGTTCCCTGCCGATCCCCTTCATGCGGGGCGTGTGGTCCCCGACCGGCGGAAGGGAGCGGACCGGATGAGAAGATCGATCACTGCGGGCAACGCGACTCTGGCGCTGGCGATCGCGTTCAGCGCCTCGATCTCGCGCGCCGACCAGGCGCCGCCCGCGAACGCGGCCCCCGCTCCGCCTCAGTCGGCGATCGTGAAGCCCGCTCCGATGGTGGTGACGCCGATCCTGCCTCCAGCGAATCCATCGATCGACATGAACGGCTTCCTGAAGGTCTCTCAGGAGGCCGCCGCGCTACGCCTGAGGCACCGCGTCAGCGAGGACGATTTCATCCGCATGAGCCGCATGCCCGGCACGTTGATCCTCGACGCACGCAGCCACGACAAGTATGACCTGCTGCACGTGAAGGGCGCCGTCAATCTCAGCTTCCCCGACATCGCGGTCGCCAGCCTCGCGCGGACGATTCCAGACAAGAGCACGCGCATCCTGATCTACTGCAACAACAATTTCCTCAACGCTCCGAACGCGTTCCCTTCCAAGCTCGCGACCGCGTCGCTCAATCTCTCCACGTTCATCGCGCTCTACAACTACGGCTACCGGAACGTGTACGAGCTGGGCCCGACGCTCGACGTTCACCAGACCAGAATCCAGTTCGAGCCGCCGATCGCGCCGCGGTGAAAAACGCTTCTCTCAGCCGGGCTGGTGCTCCTGGCGCAGCAGATCGTTCACCGTCTTCACGGGATTGAAGACGGTGAGCGGCACTTCGACGAACCGGCTGTTCCAGCCCGCCATCGCGCCATTCCACAGGCCCGGCCGCTCGAGAGTCTTGAGCTCGCGGCCGCCGTCGCTCTTCCTCGCGATCATCACCGCCTGACGATCCACGAATTGCGCGAGCGGATAGACCCGGTCCCGAGCGTCGCGGAGCGCCAGCGCCATGAACACCGGATTGAAGTGGGTGGCTGACGCCACCACTTTCTTCTGCGCGGGATCGGCGTTGTTCACCTGCGACAGCTCGACGATCTGCGGCGTGACCTCGCCGTCGGTTCCGCGCACCCACATCGGCCCGCCGCCCGGCTCGCCGGTGTTGGGCACCATGCCGCACACCCGGATCGGGCGCGCGAGCTGCGAGTGGGCCCACGCCGCCAGCGCCGAATTCGCGGCCGCGCCATTGCCCGCGGCGTCCGGGGGCGGAACTCGATGGAACGTCTCGCGCAGGAAATGCGCCGCCTCCTCGGTTGCCGTCGCGTCGGCGCCGCTCTCGAGGCGCCGGAGCAACTCCACCGCGCGCCGCTCGAGCCCTGCCACCATGCCGATCACGATCCGCGACCAGGAGAACGTGGGCGGCTTGAACCGGTCGTGCGCCACATTGTCGATGTTGCGCACCATCACCAGATCACCGGGGAGGTCGGCGAGGTTCTCGATCAGCGCGCCATGTCCGGATGGCCGCAGCAGCAGCGAGCCGTCGGCATGGCGGAACGCCTCGCCGTCGAGCGCCGCTGCGATCGTGTCGGTGGCCGGTCGCTGCTCGGAGAGCTCCACGTCGAGCCGCACGTCGAGCCGCTCCTCGAGCTGCGGCCCGACGTCGGCGATTCGCGCCTCGAAGCGCCGCCGGTGCTCGGGCGACACGGTGAAGTGCAGCCGGCACACACCTTCGCCATCCGCGACCACCTGGGTCGCCTCGATCAGGTGTTCTTCGAACGCGGCACGGGGCCCCTCCGGATAGGCGTGGAACGGAAGCAGGCCCTTGGGCGTCCGCGCGGCATCGAGCGTCTCCTCGTCGAGCAGCGCTTCGAGAATCGTCTCGTACGGACCGCTCCGCACCAGATCGCGAAGCCGAGCTCCGTTGCGTTCCGCCTCGGCCTTGAGCCCCGCGAAGAAGGCGAAGCGATCGATGCCGGCGAGGAATTCCCGCATCGCCCTCGCTTCGGCTCGCCCGGCGCGCGCCGCGGCATCGAGGCCTTGGGGCGTCATCAGCTCCGGTTCGGCGCGGCAGATCATGAGATCGCGGAACATGCGGCTCGCGGCGCCCGAAGCTGGGACGAACATGCCGACCCGCCCGCGATCGGCGGCGTCGGCGTGAAGCCGCAGCAGCTCGCGACCTTCCTCGGCGCCAACGCGCACGATACCGTCGCCGATGGTGCACGGCCGATCGAGCACGACCGGGGCGGGTGGATGGGCGAGCAAGGCAAGCTGTCGCTCGGCCTCTTCCACGGAGATGCCGTGCGAGGCGAGCTGCTGGGCGTCGGATGGAGTGAAATGTCCGGGCATGGTAATGGGCGGTCGGTCTCGACCGGGCAAGGTAGCGGAATCGAGCAACGGTGCGCGAGGTGCTAGCCTCCGGGCTTCCACTCGATCTCATGGAGGCAGACATGAAGCGCCACGCTCGTCGCGGTTCCCAGATCGTCGCTCTCGCGCCCTGCCTGCTGGCGCTCTCGCCACAGGCCGCTCTCGCTGCCGACAAGATCGGCCCGATCGCTCACACTTATTCGATCGTGGCGCGCGATCCCGAGACCGGCGAGCTCGGCGTGGCGGTGCAGTCGCACTACTTCTCGGTCGGCCCGGTGGTTCCATGGGCCGAGGCCGGAGTCGGCGCGGTGGCGACACAGTCACTGGTGCTGGTCGACTACGGTCCCAACGGTCTCGAGCTGATGCGCAAAGGGGTGCCGGCGCCCGAGGCCTTGAAGCAGCTGGTCGCCGCCGACACCGCGCGCGACGGGCGCCAGGTGGCGATGATCGACGCTCAGGGTCGCGTCGACGCATGGACGGGACCCAGGTGCATTCCGTTCGCGGGCCAGCACGTCGGCAAGGACTATTCGTGTCAGGCCAATCTCATGCGCAGCGACGCAATCTGGCCGGCGATGGCGCGCGCCTACGAGGCGGCGAAGGGCGACCTCGCCGAGCGGATGATGCAGGCGCTCGAGGCCGGCGAGCGCGCGGGCGGCGACATCCGCGGGCGTCAGTCGGCGGCGATGGTGATCGTGAAGGCGAAATCGAGCGGCAAGCCGTGGGCGGATCGCGTGATCGATCTGCGCGTCGAGGACAGCAAGGATCCGCTCGGGGAATTGCGGCGGCTCATCAAGCTGCGCCGCGCCTACAACTATGAAGACGCCGGCGACAATGCGATCTCGGAGAAGAAGCCGGAAGAGGCGCTCAAGAACTACGAGCAGGCGGCGAAGCTCGCTCCCGAAGTGGTCGAGCTGCAGTTCTGGGCGGCGGTCTCGATGTACACCAACGGTCGCGAACCCGAGGGCCTGCAGACCTTCCGCCACGTGTTCGCGCGGGAGCGTTTCTGGATGGACCTGGTTCCGCGGCTGGCGCAGGTCGGCCTGTTCCCCAACGACCCCGACAAGATCGCCGAGGTGCAGCGCCAGGCGCCGCGGGTGGAAAGATTTCTCAGGTAACGAGGTTTTCGGAGTCGCGAGGAGCTTGAGTTGAGAATCGAGCGCGTCAGCCCGCTGCCGCACGCCAAGGAGTCGTCAAGCTCGGGGCGCTTTTCCGGCCCCGGCGCGGCTGCTAGCCTCGGCACCGTGAGCGAAGCCCGCCGCAAGAACCCCAGCCTGAACGACGTCTGGCGCGAATCGCGCGAGCTGATCGTTCAGCACCGGCGCCAGCTCGGCATCGGCCTGGTGCTGCTGGTGATCAGCCGCGCCGCCGGACTGGTGCTGCCCTTCACCTCGAAGACGCTGATCGACGACGTGATCGGCAAGCGTCACGTGCAGCTGCTGGTTCCGCTGGCGCTCGCGGCCGGCGGCGCCACGCTGATCCAGGCGCTCTCGGGCTTCGGCCTGTCGCAGGTGGTGTCGATCACCGCGCAGCGCGCGATCACCGACATGCGCCGCAGGGTCATGGCGCACGTCACGCGGCTTCCGGTGCGCTACTTCGACTCGACTCAGACCGGCATTCTGATCTCCCGCATCATGACCGACGCCGAGGGCATCCGGAATCTGGTCGGCACCGGGCTCGTGCAATTGATCGGCGGGATCCTGACCGCGATCGTCGCGCTGGTGGTGCTGCTCAATCTCAACTGGCGCCTCACCCTGATCACGCTGGCGGTGCTGGCGATTTTCAGCGGATTCATGACCTGGGTGTTCAAGCGCTTCCGCCCGCTGTTCCGCGAGCGCGGCAA is drawn from Candidatus Sulfotelmatobacter sp. and contains these coding sequences:
- a CDS encoding FAD-linked oxidase C-terminal domain-containing protein, producing CNTVSATIAAGIVPAAMEIMDRNVNELVEAWLHLGLPLDAAAVLLIEVDGPAESLPAQVERIVAIAREHGTRSTRVAKDDAERAALWKGRKSAFGAFGRSGNGFYIMDGVVPRTRLAEALATVYRLCEERGLETGNVFHAGDGNLHPHIAFHFGDPKSQQAALEVSQEILRMCIRFGGTISGEHGVGIEKKPMMRELFAPEDLVLMNRVRTSLNPEGRLNPCKVLPGGAGCGEAAAHAHEGAAPAVMRGAPAGADVEGPWI
- a CDS encoding FAD-binding oxidoreductase; amino-acid sequence: MSDTLSAALGLDASRALDPARFAISGLVPRFALRPATRDEAAEALRVASRDGLSVVPWGGGVALPGEAAPERYDLALDIGALDRLVEYQPDDLTLTAECGITIATLRAELARHGQELPLEAAHARRATLGGALAANACGPRRRRFGAARDRVLGARYLLGDGSSARSGGKVVKNVAGYGLHRLLCGSRGGLAVILEASLKLQPAPATRVALVFALDRATLVDRARWSEFPRLEPSALTVPSGERAAAAGVAGRGGECVAIVALEDDAAWVAEQEIATTRALGEPAVRIEGAEVGALLDRLADLEETPGARLSFTTADTSPAALGAVLDAAAGGPFVFHASAGRLQLWPVEGHGPAIAASLADSGFTLIDHRGSSAIEPAIPPQAAVASMRAGLRDAFDPGRRFAFGERWIDPGR
- a CDS encoding CHAT domain-containing tetratricopeptide repeat protein, whose translation is MIALVALSALALATPGHASTSSALPLSDNYPIFRREDSLVVAGRWSESQALLDSLLRAARASGNRRLELQTLVQRGGRLAFSGETEAGEQDLRAALKLAPQLRDTTLWCAALRALTLAYQNTGRLKESAPLALENQRLARAQGNVASVARADWLAAYQHLCEGQYTRAVPQYRSAISELSRAGLNAEALEAHVGLARAYDALGETNLARNEYQRVIAESAGLSRWLSAANAWNNLGNIEKADGDPTTALADWNRALPLYEQVRKSDFARSTRLNVAQALVDLGRYDEAAAAAESVLSESKALGDLDHEIRAWITRAEIRARQARYDESLADADSALSRSQALTPESRAAAELAQIEALRGLGRIAAARAQAAGIADRAGGALSALQRRDLRRDRIELELLSGHPEEGLRLLEAASADSTADAWRDQLYRSRCHAALGQHELAFRELEEAASGWERWRGTPGDPEWRESRGPDAAMLYQEFQVLIAGESGGPEREKEERRAFDAIQRFKARTLEERMGGRLASTQSRVAATLAWLQSGGLREGELFLDFYTGPDSAFACAASPRAFRWVSLGNSRELRTRIARSGSLFAARGSDAPAVSACDAAAASLGLGLLAGYADLVHAARRVIIAPDAELAGVPFGALRLEGRVVLADREVVTVPSATILRNLLPGEGANASGELLALAGGAHGADRLTGAEQEVRWLERNIEHVRVLENPAVLDRDALLGRLAGCDAVHVAAHTEVNIDAPWRSGIQLTSSAAPRELEFLRASTIASLRLRARLAVLSGCQSYGSRELFGEGVLGLSTAFLGAGVPSVVCTLWPVDDRATATFMEDFYSKLLHGETPAAALRSAQLETMARPETRHPRYWAGFVLVGKPESRLALRRRA
- a CDS encoding sigma-70 family RNA polymerase sigma factor; this translates as MSDTHRNAPDEELLRRVREDPDGAAGRAAIEALLGRYMERIYLYCFRMVRDRDRALDLAQEAMIDALRGLPGFEGRARFASWLFAIVRNRCRTALRPRSLTRDDEVETDELSDGGANPEALWIEREGEARLERLVMEHLEPLEQNAIWLRCVEGMPVDEITRVLGVESASGARGLLQTARRKLRAALSREEQTGKGEPDGTR